Proteins from a genomic interval of Plasmodium reichenowi strain SY57 chromosome 11, whole genome shotgun sequence:
- a CDS encoding bicoid-interacting protein BIN3, putative: MLVKDSRHNVKPKEKKIKKLCIYGNFKNYYYERYIKRKKQNVIYVKNNEEDDIEEILICNNLLDNKIRDKEQIRDREQIRDREQKGDNDKYDYQNIYYIFDHRLNHINKLHKDIFKDKIILDIGCNSGIVCFMLSLIFECNVVNGIDIDNNIINKNINLLRLFIEFIFIYNSQSHMLELFLSNKGISKIEISMFKNIYCLYEKLKGSKNYDNKMNNTYKKNGLTHINDLNTNNNNNNDNNDNNNNNNNNDNFRYFPLNIYFLCSDIFNDKFKNLNNTYDIILAFSVIKWIHLNNGDEDLILFFDRVYFMLKKNGYFILEYNKEKKYKLRKIQKKYYKKDISLNYTHFDDIAQGKYNNNSRMILVNKFFFFTNKGDERSNDKNKLGMFNREICIYQKV; encoded by the coding sequence ATGCTTGTAAAGGATTCAAGACATAATGTGAAACctaaagaaaaaaaaataaagaaattatgtatatatgggaatttcaaaaattattattatgaaagatatataaaaagaaaaaaacaaaatgtCATATATGTAAAGAATAATGAAGAGGATGATATTGAAGAGATActtatatgtaataatttgttggataataaaataaggGATAAAGAACAAATACGTGATAGAGAACAAATACGTGATAGAGAACAAAAAGGTGATAATGATAAGTATGATTATcagaatatatattacatatttgATCACAGATTAaatcatattaataaacTTCATAAGGATATTTTTAAAGACAAAATAATCTTAGATATTGGATGTAATAGTGGTATTGTTTGTTTTATGCTAAGTTTGATTTTTGAATGTAATGTAGTTAATGGTATagatatagataataatataataaataaaaatataaatttattaagattatttatagaatttatatttatatataatagtcAGAGTCATATGTTAGAATTATTTTTGAGTAATAAAGGTATATCAAAAATAGAAATTAGCatgtttaaaaatatttattgtttatatgaaaaattaaaaggttctaaaaattatgataataaaatgaataatacatataaaaaaaatgggTTAACTCATATAAATGATCTTAAcactaataataataataataatgataataatgataataataataataataataataatgataatttcAGATATTTTCCTctcaatatatattttttgtgtagcgatatttttaatgataaatttaaaaatcTTAATAACACATACGATATTATACTAGCGTTCTCTGTTATTAAATGGatacatttaaataatgGTGATGAAgatttaattttattttttgatcgagtttattttatgttaaagaaaaatggatatttcatattagaatataataaagagaagaaatataaattaagaaaaattcaaaagaaatattataaaaaagatatatcTTTAAATTATACACATTTTGATGATATAGCACAAGGCAAGTACAACAATAATTCTAGAATGATTCTTGTAAACAagtttttcttttttactAATAAGGGTGACGAAAGAAGTAACgacaaaaataaattagGAATGTTCAACAGGgaaatatgtatatatcaAAAGGTATAA
- a CDS encoding hypothetical protein (conserved Plasmodium protein, unknown function) — MIKNELDYLKYIICDMFGSCCSDIIEIILLYGNKLSIYELINLSSYEFNVVRNVLLCLLIHNIVDVNIIYSKSIECNHLSPEETIGVINVDDNNKISQDNHNEMNQHSNNKIPQHSNNKIPQHSDNKIKYLFKDGIKKKNIISHHKHNEEIKTIPDIQNEEMQSFNFLCNSKNYEYMKRCKCDSCICKIRRVEYFVIIKNIYVLVRYPSILYYIHPTCIIKDKKSITSLNNFSTTSSDLQLDMNTYNFFNTEMIDEFEDLINWYDDKNGDIMKNNNNNNNNHNNNTYNDDYLHNRNQIQDDTFFRNSNGLVEKNETLNFIKKIILIRIIKNGRMTINKCIENLNNDDYAEVCKKDVPELNKNYLRFLFLELLKKKFIKKCKYFNEHECENDKRQKYDVMKNEVRKNDNYKKMYTNNLKDNSNDIHLEQNDPIDETSLLLYKHTNKNNNNNDIIINKNNNNDDIIINKNNNNNDIIINKNNNNDDIINNKNNNNHDIIINKNNNNNDIIINKNNNNNDIINNNNICCNNNVTNSEKPIHYNPYNDIYPNDYPHTTKKKYNKNIINNKKKKHTTIDEIYDNTDISKNNLKKRKIDDDIIITEQENYMPNNIDEQQKRREVIKQLHNEDINIKMNKSIKTYNEYNINGIYKNNHNDNLLKLIDNKYTYFQVDNDTLSIIYLKQECFNFITHFFNLNEVSKCIFYVLLTNVKFYYSQEQNDYKDTCLFLSFEYIEKCVISKLKRNKNIFVDKHMVLQNLNALIKLPDQLIQIKCNQVITYAADFHNIKNIYKKKIISSVLENMTGLEALRIWKYLLINSEEKINDELISEHVLIPLNDVRKKLYHLLYHGYIKAHEYNNSNNNKTYIKHSLSFSTDFHFTSYKVKENLFTIAKNIYIRKFLENNEINTLHNKSNICINETQDHNKKKKITLTSKEYAVDYLEMALINMDKLIFIFSS; from the coding sequence atgataaagaaCGAATTAGATTACctaaaatatatcatctGTGATATGTTTGGATCTTGTTGTAGTGACATCATCGAGATAATTCTTCTTTATGGTAATAAACTCAGCATATATGagttaataaatttatcaTCTTACGAGTTTAATGTTGTAAgaaatgttttattatgCTTACTTATTCACAATATTGTGgatgtaaatataatttatagTAAATCTATTGAATGTAATCATTTGTCTCCTGAGGAAACTATAGGCGTGATAAATGtagatgataataataaaatctCTCAAGATAATCACAATGAAATGAATCAAcatagtaataataaaataccACAACATAGTAATAACAAAATACCACAACATAGTGATAACAAAATCAAGTACCTTTTTAAGGAtggtataaaaaaaaaaaatataatttcaCACCATAAAcataatgaagaaataaaaaccATTCCAGATAtacaaaatgaagaaatgCAATCATTCAATTTTTTGTGTAATAGTAAAAATTATGAGTATATGAAAAGATGTAAATGCGATTCATGCATTTGTAAAATTAGAAGAGTAGAATATTTTgttatcataaaaaatatatatgtccTTGTAAGATACCCTTCCAtactttattatatacacCCTACTTGTATAATCAAAGACAAGAAAAGTATAACatctttaaataatttttctacCACTTCTTCTGATTTACAACTTGATATGAATACctacaatttttttaatactGAAATGATTGATGAATTTGAAGATTTAATAAATTGGTATGATGACAAAAATGGCGacataatgaaaaataataataataataataataatcataataataatacttaTAATGATGATTATTTACACAATAGGAACCAAATCCAAGATGATACGTTTTTTCGTAATTCCAATGGCCTTGTcgaaaaaaatgaaactCTCAactttattaaaaaaattattcttataagaattataaaaaatgggAGAATGAccataaataaatgtatagAAAATTTAAACAATGATGACTATGCTGAAGTTTGTAAAAAAGATGTTCCTGagttaaataaaaattatttgagattcttatttttagaattattaaaaaaaaagttcataaagaaatgtaaatattttaatgaGCATGAATGTGAAAATGATAAACGCCAAAAATATGATGTGATGAAGAATGAAgtaagaaaaaatgataattacaaaaaaatgtatacaAATAATTTGAAAGATAATTCTAATGATATTCATCTTGAGCAAAACGATCCAATAGACGAAACAtcattgttattatataagcacacaaataaaaacaacaataataatgatattattattaataaaaacaacaataatgatgatattattattaataaaaacaacaataataatgatattattattaataaaaacaacaataatgatgatattattaataataaaaacaacaataatcatgatattattattaataaaaacaacaataataatgatattattattaataaaaacaacaataataatgatattattaataataataacatttgttgtaataataatgtaacAAACTCGGAGAAGCCAATACATTACAACCCTTACAACGATATCTACCCAAATGATTATCCACATACAAccaaaaagaaatataacaaaaatataataaataacaaaaaaaaaaaacatacTACAATAGACGAAATTTATGATAATACAgatatttcaaaaaataatttgaagaaaagaaaaatcGATGATGATATCATAATTACAGAAcaagaaaattatatgcCCAATAATATTGATGAACAACAGAAAAGAAGAGAAGTTATAAAACAATTACATAATGAggatattaatataaaaatgaataaatcGATAAAAACTTATAAcgaatataatataaatggaatatataaaaataatcataatgataatttattaaaactTATAGATAATAAGTATACTTATTTCCAAGTTGACAATGATACGTTGTCAATTATTTATCTTAAACAAGaatgttttaattttattactcatttttttaatttgaaTGAAGTATctaaatgtatattttatgttttattaactaatgtaaaattttattattcgcaagaacaaaatgattataaagACACATGTTTATTTTTGTCATTTGAATATATAGAGAAATGTGTAATAAgcaaattaaaaagaaataaaaatatatttgttgATAAACATATGGTATTACAAAATTTAAATgcattaataaaattaccTGATCAATTAATACAAATTAAATGTAATCAAGTTATAACATATGCTGCAgattttcataatataaaaaatatttataaaaaaaaaattatctCAAGTGTCCTAGAAAATATGACAGGTCTTGAAGCATTAAGAATTTGGAAATATCTACTAATAAATTcggaagaaaaaataaatgatgaaCTTATAAGTGAACATGTTCTAATACCTTTAAATGATgttagaaaaaaattatatcatttattatatcatgGATATATTAAAGCACATGAATATAACAActcaaataataataaaacatatataaaacattcATTATCCTTCTCTACAGATTTTCATTTTACTAGTTATAAAGTTAAAGAAAATCTATTTACTATAgcaaaaaatatttatattagaAAGTTTctagaaaataatgaaatcAATACATTACACAACAAATCgaatatttgtattaacGAAACGCAAgatcataataaaaaaaaaaaaattacattaACGTCAAAGGAATATGCAGTGGACTATTTAGAAATGGCTCTAATAAACATGGACAAGcttatattcatattctCATCATAA
- a CDS encoding hypothetical protein (conserved Plasmodium protein, unknown function~part of same gene as PRSY57_1144300B~gap found within coding sequence), whose protein sequence is RIKQALSNSSNINSFQNKKDVIINKDKNNIVRDKKINEYKYNKSLKHEKNKSKRDNIEYVKYNNNDFVINKGDTRKNYEEEEYTLLIPEDDTINKNKINLTKYEYCYICDMAKPCECPDNYCPYEDNNNWKCRTIKSNIHSNLTEISNIIENIQTNKRKNENPTITNMKKNPIKNNQTIMKYKDKKKEINKTMSTYEKFYLEKMKVVKHKLNEVKNKSDENWDVNKEL, encoded by the exons AAAGAATTAAACAGGCACTTTCAAATTCTAGCAATATAAATTCTTTTCAAAACAAAAAAGATGTAATTATTAACAAGGATAAGAACAACATTGTTAGagacaaaaaaataaatgaatataaatataataagtCTTTGAAACAcgagaaaaataaatctaAAAGGGATAATATAGaatatgttaaatataacaataatgattttgttataaataaaggagatacaagaaaaaattatgagGAAGAAGAATATACTCTTTTGATTCCGGAGGATGATACAATTAAT aaaaataaaattaatctaactaaatatgaatattgttatatttgTGACATGGCCAAGCCTTGTGAATGTCCAGACAATTATTGTCCCTACGAA GATAATAACAACTGGAAGTGCAGAACCATCAAGTCAAATATTCACTCCAACTTAACAGAAATATCG AAtattatagaaaatattcaaacgaataaaaggaaaaacGAAAATCCCACAATAACCAAcat gaaaaaaaatccaataaaaaataatcagactattatgaaatataaag ATaagaaaaaggaaattaATAAAACTATGAGTACATATGAAAA ATTTTATCTTGAAAAGATGAAAGTAGTAAAACATAAATTGAATgaagtaaaaaataagagTGACGAAAATTGGGATGTGAATAAAGAGTTAA
- a CDS encoding hypothetical protein (conserved Plasmodium protein, unknown function~part of same gene as PRSY57_1144300A~gap found within coding sequence): KYGEICHMFEKRLDALRDIEKKHLNLLINLFDEHKEMEDVIFHMINEK, from the exons AAATATGGGGAGATATGTCACATGTTTGAAAAAAGACTAGATGCACTAAGAGACATAGAAAa GAAgcatttaaatttattaatcAACTTGTTTGATGAGCATAAAGAAATGGAGGATGTAATTTTTCACATgattaatgaaaaataa
- a CDS encoding nucleolar preribosomal assembly protein, putative — protein MEEIEENTNSNKVDKEILIQFVNHENVTTGPVINVPLSITKDNLDELINNLKRKNEDLGEQEESEDINYYSFMINDKLPIKNSLYEAIKDNHISSEDILSIKYFPLNIFKVKKISTCTSTLPGHTSSILCLAFSPNSSHLATGSGDNTVRLWDIYTQTPIATLNNHKSWVLVVLFSPDNKFLATAGMDSNVCIYETHTGKLLNTLTGHKKEVTTLCFEPLHLLKEEDIENNVDHINKRKMNSNEEKDASDNANKKIKKNDENDVIINGNDNYPSGQHNDKMMPTEGETTNITKNITKNITKNISPNNTQNNNTSTNRSYFVRSRLASAGKDGSIRINNILSNSVDQILTGHSDTITCILWSGKDTENSTLYSSSRDTTIKIWNVNEGTLIYNFKGHKHWVNCLTLNSERLLKNGIYNLDVIINKINIVNYIEKSKNIMKNFFKNQHHEKIVTGSDDGTLFLIECLPNEEYKNTRLLGHQKPVIHAQFSPNGKMIVSCSFDKSIRVWSAADGKFLAVYRGHVGPVYKVAWSIDNNFFVSCSQDSTLKLWKVNHLFQQNEITQSDIEKKQEKEQIKNQAHNQKVNQKDNQKDNEKDNQKDNQKDNQKDNQKDNQKDNQKDNQQKNKINDKEKNQNNKKIKTLLVDLPGHADAVYAVDWSNDGKFVASGGKDKVLKLWSH, from the coding sequence atgGAAGAAATTGAGGAAAATACTAACAGTAATAAGGTagataaagaaatattaatcCAGTTTGTTAATCATGAGAATGTTACGACAGGACCTGTTATAAATGTTCCTTTAAGTATTACAAAAGATAACTTAGATGAATTgattaataatttaaaaagaaaaaatgagGATTTAGGTGAACAAGAGGAATCAgaagatataaattattattccTTTATGATTAATGATAAGTTACCAATAAAAAATAGTTTATATGAAGCAATCAAAGATAATCATATAAGTAGTGAGGATATATTatcaataaaatattttcctttaaatatatttaaagtaaaaaaaataagtacATGTACATCCACCCTACCAGGACATACAAGTTCAATTTTATGTTTAGCTTTTAGTCCCAATAGTTCTCACCTTGCCACCGGTTCAGGTGATAATACTGTTCGTTTATGggatatatatacacaaaCACCTATAGCAACATTAAACAATCATAAATCTTGGGTTTTGGTGGTTCTGTTTTCACCagataataaatttttagCTACTGCTGGAATGGATAGCAATGTATGTATTTACGAAACACATACAGGAAAACTTTTAAATACATTAACAGGACATAAGAAAGAAGTTACAACTTTGTGTTTTGAACCTTTACACTTgttaaaagaagaagataTAGAGAATAATGTGgatcatataaataagagaaaaatgaactcaaatgaagaaaaagatgCATCAGATAACGCaaataagaaaattaaaaaaaatgatgaaaatgatgttattattaatgGTAATGACAATTATCCAAGTGGACAACATAATGACAAGATGATGCCTACTGAAGGAGAAACAAcaaatattacaaaaaatattacaaaaaatattacaaaaaatatttcacCAAATAATACAcagaataataatacttcAACAAATCGTTCTTATTTTGTAAGGAGCAGACTAGCAAGTGCAGGAAAAGATGGAAGTATACGTATTAACAATATCTTAAGTAATAGTGTTGATCAAATATTAACGGGGCATTCGGATACAATTACTTGTATCTTATGGTCAGGAAAAGATACAGAAAATAGTACTTTATATAGTAGTTCAAGAGATACTActataaaaatatggaatGTAAATGAAGGaacattaatatataatttcaaAGGACATAAACATTGGGTTAATTGTCTTACTTTAAATTCAGAAAGACTATTAAAAAATGGTATATATAACCTTGATGTTATAAtcaataaaattaatatagtgaattatatagaaaaatcaaaaaatattatgaaaaacttttttaaaaatcaACACCATGAAAAAATTGTAACTGGTTCAGATGATGgtacattatttttaattgaATGCCTACCaaatgaagaatataaaaatactAGATTATTAGGTCATCAAAAACCTGTAATTCATGCACAATTTTCACCAAATGGAAAAATGATTGTGTCATGTTCTTTTGATAAAAGTATACGTGTATGGTCAGCTGCTGACGGGAAATTCTTAGCTGTTTATCGTGGACATGTAGGACCTGTTTATAAAGTTGCATGGTCCATAGATAACAACTTTTTTGTATCATGTAGTCAAGATAGTACTTTGAAATTGTGGAAGGTTAACCATCTATTTcaacaaaatgaaataacACAATCagatatagaaaaaaaacaagaaaaggaacaaataaaaaatcaaGCACATAATCAAAAGGTTAATCAAAAGGATAATCAAAAggataatgaaaaagataatCAAAAGGATAATCAAAAAGATAATCAAAAAGATAATCAAAAAGATAATCAAAAAGATAATCAAAAAGATAatcaacaaaaaaataaaattaatgataaagaaaaaaatcaaaataataaaaaaatcaaaacATTACTTGTAGATTTACCAGGACATGCTGATGCAGTTTATGCAGTCGATTGGTCAAATGATGGGAAATTTGTTGCTTCAGGTGGAAAAGATAAAGTATTAAAATTGTGGTCCCACTGA
- a CDS encoding hypothetical protein (conserved Plasmodium protein, unknown function): MKCLIFCFSIFLLLTFHLCSTQKEQKYCNSTHRGILKYHKKKDNNEYVTVSAILKNNALELFKGSKFFEKISLYDIITPIVILSTDLECLTLNFVNDDSVILCCDTEESINNWWLYLTKQILCLHKGELRNENDNKTLEEEQNNIINNNLNEVSINITEDNLDNIPNVLIKTES; this comes from the exons atgaagtgtttaattttttgtttctcCATTTTTTTACTCTTGACCTTCCACCTCTGCTCAACACAAAAGGAGCAGAAATATTGTAACAGCACACACAGAGGGATTTTGaaatatcataaaaaaaaa GACAATAATGAATATGTCACCGTATCAGctatattaaaaaataatgccttagaattatttaa ggGATCCAAATTCTTTGAaaaaatttctttatatGATATCATAACTCCCATTGTAATTTTATCAACAGACCTGGAATGTTTGACATTAAACTTTg TTAATGATGATTCAGTTATACTTTG TTGCGATACAGAGGAATCTATAAATAATTGG TGGTTATATTTAACCAAACAAATTCTTTGTCTCCACAAGGGTGAACTAAGAAACGAAAACGACAACAAAACATTGGAAGAGGAACAGAATAAT ATTATAAACAATAATTTGAATGAAGTTTCGATTAACATAACTGAGGATAACCTCGACAATATCCCAAACG TCCTTATAAAGACTGaatcataa
- a CDS encoding hypothetical protein (conserved Plasmodium protein, unknown function): MSDDIMNGDTLSEYRKIHKKNYEERIIKENELIEKQKTEELLNEKKKNEEIYRQLQIDKDREYSKQCYYEINNFQNIHERTYNDSDIRENYTQRLINPSAYSYIDNNMTQNLLDGDMGYTFSQRIRRFFLNNNIRQCFVCTTVQLICNVVLIILLIAFIIIFGLS, from the exons atgagTGATGATATTATGAATGGTGATACTCTCTCAGAGTATAGAAAgattcataaaaaaaattatgaggaaagaataataaaagaaaatgaattaatagaaaaacaaaaaacggaagaattattaaatgaaaaaaaaaaaaatgaagaaattTATAGACAACTACAAATAGATAAAGATAGAGAATACTCTAAACAATGTTATTatgaaattaataattttcaaAACATACATGAAAGAACTTACAATGATTCAGATATTAGAGAAAATTATACACAAAGATTAATTAACCCTTCGGCATATTCttatattgataataaCATGACACAAAATTTGTTAGATGGTGATATGGGATATACTTTTTCTCAAAGAATTAGACGTTTTTTCCTGAACAA CAATATCAGGCAGTGCTTTGTTTGTACAACGGTTCAGTTGATATGTAACGTTGTCCTTATTATCTTATTAATTgcatttataataatatttggCTTGTcatga
- a CDS encoding hypothetical protein (conserved Plasmodium protein, unknown function): protein MENNTKTKLNQENVIQNFLTNLFSFIYEKLFHIIKIMSIYFNKWIDKWSIIRLNPNDFFYFIIIHVIIILSIIFLLYLHIYKKNKQNIYSVNQRANRKKTPQKKKTEDNKGEDKQIDDKYNKGRRKKQIDQQNDATYNNFINEENQMININESTNRYVEPYIDLTNVHINLQENENLIINEKRKSKNEKQKEKEKEKEKEKEKEKEKEKEKEKEKEKEKEKEKESTKRKKNSTNVITEHTNEYIREIGCVKYKDHMNIISKKKKKKIHIYCSISIIYKKYII from the exons AtggaaaataatacaaaaacTAAATTAAACCAAGAAAATGTAATACAGAATTTTCTTACAAATTTATTTTCGTtcatatatgaaaaattatttcatataataaaaataatgtctatttattttaataagtGGATTGACAAATGGTCTATTATAAGACTAAATCCaaatgattttttttattttataatcatacatgttataataatattgtctataatatttttattatatcttcatatatataaaaaaaacaaacaaaacATATATTCTGTTAACCAAAGGGcaaatagaaaaaaaacacctcaaaaaaaaaaaacagaaGATAATAAAGGAGAAGATAAACAAATtgatgataaatataataaaggaagaagaaaaaaacaaatcGATCAACAAAATGATGctacatataataattttataaatgaagaaaatcaaatgataaatataaatgagTCTACAAATAGATATGTGGAACCGTATATTGATTTAACAAATGTCCACATTAATTTACAAGAAAACGAAAATTTAATCATAAAcgaaaaaagaaaatcaaaaaatgagaagcaaaaagagaaagaaaaggaaaaagaaaaggaaaaggaaaaggaaaaagaaaaggaaaaagaaaaggagaaagaaaaagagaaagaaaaagagaaagaaaaggaaagtacaaaaagaaaaaaaaattcaacAAATGTAATAACAGAACATACGAATGAATATATTA GGGAGATAGGCTGCGTAAAATATAAGGATCATATGAACATAATttcaaaaaagaaaaaaaaaaaaatacacatatattgTTCAATATctataatttataaaaaatacattatataa
- a CDS encoding leucine-rich repeat protein, whose amino-acid sequence MAKDNMDDINLECENDNDNKISSEKRLVDDIIENNIEEIKKKEKDNKEKDIMFNIKNGLCDLEKTLNGEGYAYSNLTCRKKGIDFIPKSITRYIHLKYINLSHNNINDLVHLYFLPNIMFLDVSYNMLKEIVELRKEYLKNCIYINLSHNLISHMNNIFLKNLLEFNISYNTINNINIYISNTIRILNLSNNNIKNINFKNKLNNLLDLDISFNPIENLDFHTLMPNLVVLRINDNSTISMDKLNNLNNFKCLQSLFMQNYLYFKDISYKDVKEILLQNSKDIHLLKFNGNRLNKKTDQIEQADLHK is encoded by the coding sequence ATGGCAAAGGATAATATGgatgatataaatttaGAATGTGAAAATGAcaatgataataaaatttcaTCAGAAAAAAGATTAGTTGATGAtattatagaaaataatatagaagaaattaaaaagaaagaaaaggataataaagaaaaggatattatgtttaatataaagaatGGTTTGTGTGATTTAGAAAAGACATTAAATGGTGAAGGGTATGCATATAGTAATTTGACATGTAGAAAAAAGGGTATTGATTTTATACCTAAGAGTATTACTagatatatacatttaaaatatataaatttatctcataataatataaatgatttagtccatttatattttttaccgaatataatgtttcttgatgtatcatataatatgttaaaagaaatagtagaattaagaaaagaatatttaaaaaattgtatatatataaatttatcccataatttaatttcacatatgaataatatatttttaaaaaatctTCTGGAGTTTAATATATCCtataatacaataaataatataaatatatatatatctaataCTATAAGgatattaaatttatccaataataatattaaaaatataaattttaaaaataaattaaataatttattagatttagatatttcttttaatcCAATTGAAAACTTAGACTTTCATACATTGATGCCCAATTTGGTCGTTTTAAGAATTAATGATAATTCGACAATATCAATGGATAAGTTAAACAAtcttaataattttaaatgtttacaatcattatttatgcaaaattatttatactttaaagatatatcatataaGGACGTGAAAGAAATCTTGTTACAAAATTCAAAGGATATTCATTTGTTAAAATTTAATGGAAACCgtttaaataaaaaaacgGATCAGATTGAACAAGCGGACTTacacaaataa